GGGCGCATACACAAATAAGTCTTCACCTTTGTTACCACTGCGGGGGCCATTGTACTGAATTCGTGTGGTGTCGAATAATCGCAAAAATGTATTCCCGATCGTATTTAATGTCTCACGTGGTCCGTTTTATTTGCTCTTTGTTGTCTTACAAATACTGGAAACAGCTGACGGGCTGTTTAAATGTTGTTGTCAtaacttagaattcctcatgggggcaccAGAATCTATGCACTACATTTACTTtgctacattttggtttttaagcaAAGTTTTGAACCAAAACTGGTCTAAATATGACGGCAAAGGGCTAGATGTAAGTCCAGAGAACGTCAAATagggcgtttttccactgcatggtatctactttACTCTCCTttgttggttttccattatgtaaaaaagtctaacaggtactttttgtagtactacctcaaGCAAGATGAGGCGATACCTGCAGACTGattggagagaatcgtcactaattaCGGCGTCATGATTGCTAGCAatagacggggggggggggcgaacaAACCCGCTGTGTTTGAATAGTTTATCcagcgttttttgttgttgttgttgttgcctccagcttcttttgaaactaatttgCCTTCTAGCTGTGGCAACGTGCCaagactaaaaaaacaacacacctttaacgttttgtgtgtgtgtgagtggcgttaggtcacggcagctCCCTGCCGTGACAACCAGCCACTGGTTACCTcccgcatgaggcggtactaaccTGCAACGGAGGACGGCGCACCGCGGCCGAagcgagtcgagcaggtaccattaatggaaaaacgctaATAGTGGCGCTAATAGTCCCCACCCAGAGTGTCAAAAAGATACCTCTGATTTTTTGCGTCAACAAAAAAGGGCTAAGGCGCCTGACAAGGCGTTGTTTTTTGATGGTAGTGAGAATGTGTGTTGTCAGTGTTGCCAAAGGTCTCCTTTTGCTGCTGTTGAGACTGAAACACAATCCCAGAGATTCCCAACCAAAGCGGGGACAGAAGGGTTTTCCAATGTCTCCGGTTTAGGGCCTCCtcaaacgccagagcagggggaatgcgTGGTGTAAATGTAGCGAAAGATAttagtttttaaaccaaaacgtagcaatgtaaatgtagcctatagCTTTTCAACACATCAACAAACGGAAGTGGAAAGAACAACATTCCAGCTCGGGCAGTGGCACCATCCAAGGAGCATGTGAATGCACCATTGGCCTTGGTGGAGGTCTGCAGTCTCCGAGTGCCTTTCTACTAACCCctgttttctgtgtgttctgtctttctttcagtATGTAGACCTTGTGAGTTTGGTATTAAACAGACAGTCTGAGATGAGGAAGATAATGATGATAGCAGAGGGATTACGTTGGCCTTGAATCTCTTCTCtatttctccctccctccatctctctccatcccttCTCTGCTGTTCTCACGTTGTAATCTCCAGTGTTTTTATGTTCTTTAAtcccttttaaatttaaatttccgGCCTTCCCTCAGTCTCTCTTTCCCGCTTGTTCGCTCTTTCTCATcactctctcttgctctgtccTCCCCACCCTGGTTAAATATGCTCTTTTATTGCTCTTTTATTGGGTTTTGTTATTCAGTGtgccatttatttaattttggaGGCATCATTCTGTATGAATATTATCAAAGGATCAGGGTTCAAAACACTTTGACAATTCATTCCATGTGTTGCAATTAGGTTTGGTTCTTGGTTCACTTgcaggatttttttatttattgaccCTGGTGATGCCATTTATTGATGTCTATATCTATCTTTCCATCAGACCCCCTCCCTCTGTGGGAGGTCAGAGTGCAGGGTCAGTCAAGTCAAAGTTATTTATAGATGCCTTTCAATGATTGCAACTAAGTGCCTCACACAATGGAAggacacaaaaataaaaccctCAGCTGGTGTTCATCAAACAACAATGCAGCCTCTGGAGCTGATTGTTGattgttgtttgtcttttaaaactgttttctgaCACAGATGCACACGATTGTAATGCAGCTTCTTGTTGATAAATGCAAGATCTGGATCACctctgaaaaaaagtgttttaaaagctATCTATCCATTAAATATCAGCCTGAaaggagtttttttaaataacaaatgagGTCCAAAAAAGGAGCCAGAGAGTGTTAAACCCAAATGTCCATtttgtgccttgctcaaaggctCTCAGAAGGTCTTTTGTAGCATAGAAATCTAGATGCACCCTAGCGGCAGCAAATCTAATTTACAGCTAGCGTCATTCTAGTaactctccgttggcttgcgagctggaaaaaccaaactctggtcaggccaatcacatcgtgtatagagtcggtgggcgggcttaacattAGGATGGCAGAGCGACGGTTCTgcgtgaattccctgctacatggaaacaaagaagatggctgctgcatTGGTGGCagctctggaagacttggagttaagcactgaagtcattcttaaaaaagtaaGATGTGTTTTGGAGTTTTGCCGACCGGATATGACTTAAGTTTAATATGTCAgctagcgttgctctggttggttggagCGCTgtcctattgcgtgcagagggagTTTGAAAGACAACCGCTTATCCCGCCCCTCAGAATGAATCCTGCCAATGGTGAGCTCCCAGACCCGTCAGGCTAGGTCTTTTGGTGATCATGAGACATTTTAGCAAATCTATATAAGTTTTGCTCAGCTGTAGTTAAACATGTGGCAGGATaaaaaattaatacaaaaacataGCAGTAGCACAAGACGAGAAGGGTCAAAAGTCAGCAAACTGACTTAGTAATGACAGTGACACAGCAAAATCTAAAGACCAGGCCAAGTGAGGCTGTATTAGCAAACCCCCTGACTGTATCAAATTCAGCACGTTAGCGTTAAATAGAACATATCTGACATAGAAAAGAATAGGCATGGGTGTGTGCATCACACgccgcctgtgtgtgtgtgtgtgttaccctCAGTGGATCAAACCTGTGACCATCTGGCTACCAGACTCTTTCTTCCAGCACCAGTACAAAGTGTGTAATGGAGTATTTCGAATTCATCATTTTTGTAAATGGGGATTGAAATCAATAAAGTGAAATTTGGGGCTCCCCAATGGATTtaccttgcacggcagctggATTATCGCAATATCACAAGATCACGCGAGAATCCAACATAATGCGTCAATGCATATCACACGAAAATCCATTTTGTCAAGCTTATGAATGTAGAAGAATTGTCAGGCTTCAAGTTATGCGTTTGTGTCCAGACAGCAGCGAACTGAACCAACCAGCCTCCCTGATTGTTGGTTCAAAACAATGGCGGACATAATAGGCAGACGGTTCATCTAATGACCtgccagatattttttttaaatgcctgcacatttccaaacagtttccagttatagcttctcagatggttctgtgttaacaaaccatctggcgcGTCAGGTTACACATGGATAGCTTCCTTGCTTTAGTTTATCATATATAGTAATGTTCAAACGAGCCATTTTTAAAGATAGAATCATCCTCTTGCAATGGAACGACACTATTTCCAAAGTGGACACAGTGTGTTGGGAACGTAAGACTGCATTAGTTTGAAAGTGTTTTATGCAGAGTCAATAAATCACTGCAACGTTAAGCTGAAGGCAGTTTGATTACAGTAAACAAAGAGATAATCAACCTTAGTGCAGCTTCAGTCTCATGCTGTTTCACAGCAAAATACTGAATATATTCACTCCCCGATGGTCAGACTCATGCTTTTCTAGCTGCACAGTTTCAGCTGTAATCATCTCTCGTCTTTCCTTTCACCCTTCAACGCAAACACAGAGATGAGGAAGAGGTTTAATCACTGTCTTTGGAtaggagtgttttttttctttcaccaaGATGACATTCAGTACTTCTCCTGTTCTCCAGACAAAGACAAGCCTGTGGACTCCGATGAAGACTCACAGCCGCAGGGTGTCAGTAGCGCAGGCCCTGGAGGGCCCGCCGGGGTCGGCGGGGCGCCTGGGCCCGGCGTGTTGCGGCCCAACTCAGCGTTCCTGGGTCCACTGCTGTGGGAGAGGACCCTGCCGTGTGACGGGGGCTTGTTCCAGCTGCAGTACATGGACCTGGAGGAGTTTCTGACCGAAAATGGAATGGGGATGCACGGAAACGGGCCCAGCTCCACCAGCGCCCAGATCCCCTCCCAGGTAAGACTGATGTGAAACCAAAACTGAAGTGGTAAAAACCACACTTCAGCCTCACCAAGCTGCaaggaaaatgatttattttcagtGGGCACTGTGTATCAGTGTGCccctttttaaatttaacactCATTCCCATTAGGATGGTTAACAAGGAGaagttaaaatcacaataataatgTCCttgcttcatttgtttttctctgaatCTGCAGTGCAGTTCAGTGAGCTAACTAGCTTCTGTGtcagccagctagctagctaatgacATTGTTTAATTTAGCAACAAACGTATTGAACTCACTTAGGCTAAGTTCCTTCCGTGGATAAAGTTGTGGTGTAGGCCAGCCACCGTACAGAACTCAAAAGCATCATATCTAGAGACAAAACAAGTCTCCTAGCTgctaaaaaacatttgagagtAGCTTGCTAGCTTTTTTGCTAGCTAACATGCCTGTGTCCTAGCAGGTTGGCTTGCTATCTTTCTTGTAAGTTAATTATCTTAGGGTGTTCGTAGCCAAGTTTTACGTGGcagttacatttaaataaaatgcaacattaACACCAATAATCCGATTCAGCTAATTTACAAACAGTTTAAATATATGACACTGACACAATAAAATGGTCCATTTATGAAGTGTAGAAGGCAAGACATAAGGGCAATAGTGTGGTTCTACAAGTGAAAatctcatttattttctctataaGGATTTTGATCATTAGTCATAATGTCTAAACCATTCAAGGTAGACTTCCCACGAGCTACAAGATTGTGAAATGATGGTTAAAAACGTTTTATCACAATGTCGTGGAGAATACTACCCACACTCCTAAGCAGAACAGAcctctctgattggtggagataTTACCGGTAAACCCGCGAGCGGCTATAGCGAGCTTCTACTGCTGAACTCTATGATTGTTTATGtacagtcttgtacctttgccttttttttgctgtttttaaaatgttttttttggcgCTGAATCAAATGTTTTAGGGTCACTAAATCTTATAAGCATTTAATGAGACAATAGAGCAATTGAATATGGAAAATCACTTCCAGAACTGGAGCCATTCCAAAAAGTGGGCGGTCACTGTTAAGCTCtgtaataaaaagttaaagaaataacatatatataacCAGGACATGATGTTTTCCCACTATCTCACTCACTGTAATTTGCTAGTCAGTCTGCTAGCCACCGATAAGCGCCATATTTCTTCTTAAAGTGGAATGGCTTTGGGGATTGTGAGTAAACGAGTTGATGCCACACTGTCTGTATGGAAGTCTGCCATTGCCTACAACAAAGCTCCCTTTTAATTTGAATCTATTGAAACTGGATGAGACCAGATTTCGTGCTGTTGTCCTTGTCGGCATCATGATATAGTCTGATGATCATCTCATAACTTGGAAAGAAAGTTGTTTATTTTACATGTCCTTTCCTCCCAGAGCTCCCAGTCGGCGGTGCCCAACCAGAGCTCCCAGTGCCCCCCCAGCTCCCCTCCgccctgctcctcctcttcctcctcctccatgtcttcttcgtcctcctcttcctcgctGCTGGGACTGGAGACCGTCCAGCCACAACCACCGCCGCCACTGCCACTTCAGCAGCAGCCGCAAGGCATTATGGGAGGACCTGAGTGTCTACATGGTGAGTAAATTAGTTCACtcgggggggagaggggggtgcTGTCGTGCTGTTTTGTTCCATTTTGACCCATTAAGATGGAAATTTTAAGGAATTTTTGACAATTTAATACATTATCAGTTAATTGTTCACTTTATGAGTCACTCTAAAGACTTTTAAACAGAAGGAGGTgataaaatattcacattttatagAATTAAAACAACTTTCTGGTCAGAAATCAGAAAGCTTTTCTTATTGCATCCTGAGAAGTCGACAGCGAGATTTATATTGACGTCTTCACGTGAGAAGGCAACATTTCTGCACCAGCTAATTCTTCCAGACATACAGTTTTTGAAGTTGCACATGCGAAGGCTTTAATGTGATCTGGCACTAATGAGGACACAGACTCATGATACATTACATTAACTAACCCAACTAACTCCTTCAACAATAACCAGAGAAGGCTTTTGTCTAATTATATGCTGTGTGATAAAGGGCTGACACATTTTTCTCCAGCTCCACTCCAGTTTCACCCATTACATATTCATAATTTattgtctcctctctctgctgctttTGATGTGAAACCAAACTGCAGGAACATCAGAAGAGCTTTTCTCCCTCGTCTTTCAGTCAGACAACTTCCAGTTCTGGCTAATTGAAACCCCAAAGCCATTCTCCATAATGCTGACGGTCATGTCTTTTAATCCTGCGAGCCATCGAATGGATCACAGATCGTTTCGTGATGATTTATTGACGACAGATTGCCAcgtgtttttgtaaatgttcaGCGGCTGTATAGACATTTAAAGGGTGAGATGAGTGATGGAGTTTTGTAAAAGTGTTCACACTGATTTATCAGACTTCAGAGAAGCAGAACTCTGATGCTACTTTAATGCAGGTATATAGCATATGTATACcagggctgggttaaaataatcgattctccaattttactttactttactttgctttaatttccttgcgggagtcatcccaaatggattaataaagctaagtctaagtctgagtCTAATTAAAATTGTGCCGCTGTGTCGGGGAGCAAACCTCCACATATGGGCGCcgcgctccaccaactgagctgcCCGGGCGCCCTatatgcttcttcttttttttcaaacgtACAAACTTTATTCCTTattcattacatacatacagtacaatgtagtgaaattctATTACTGCATTTAATTAGCTACACATACAGCATCGggggagcaacttggggttcactgtcactgggggggggggcaaccacTCTACCTCTGAGCCACAGGCCACTTACAATGTGGATGAGGTGATTTGACCCCCATTTTTGGGGACATTATTTGCTTAttgcttttccctttattaattagtgacagtggatagacatgaccaggactcagccaacatgggccGAACGCTCCATGGGGGATAAATTGTTAATGTCTAAATTCTTAATGTAGACATGgtgcattacaaaaaaatcataaaaatctaAAGGTTGCTTACAGCTAAAGTTCTTTGAGAATCTCTTTTACAGCCAAGCAAAATTGATAATGAAACTGAAATTTCCCTCACCTAATTGATATCAAATTTACTCTGAAATGTAATCCAATCTGGCTTGTGAATCGGAATCAAACTGATGAATGATTGAATTGATGTCCTAATTTTTACTGTATACTCTACATACAGAAAATAGCAAGGACCACTATCCATCTTGCTGGAAAAGGTTGCAGGTTTACCACGCTAAAACTGCACCATGGCCGGGGAGAAgcgatttattttctttccttgcTGTCGTTCTGTAGCCTGCCAGCATGAAGCGTAGTTAAACTTGCATTAATTGACTTTTCTTTTGGCCACTTGGCgtcaaactgtaaaaacaacactgaCTAATAAAAGTGGTGAATATGTTAGCAAACAGTCGCTATTTGTACAAcgttagcattcatttggagtcgtgTTTCTGACCACCCGGGGGAATGCAAGTTTGTTCTTGGTGCTGGCTAACTCCTGAAGGAAGTATCTCTTTCCTTAGCTGCCTAAAGCTCCACTCTGTTCCCCGGCTGGTTgataactttgtctgtctgctgtttggtgctgagcaggtaacAAACACTGTGTTTTTTAGAGCTGAAATTGAACACTGTTTCCTGTTGCTACTGGACACAGCACCAATGAGAGCCCGGAGAGTGaatcaaaacaatgagctgaaagatgctaaaatgctaCAGAGTTGGTATATTATTCTCTGTGGATTCGTCACTGCGAGCAACACCTTTCACACTCTTGATTTTCATTTGATACATtgacaatgtaaaaaatattgattagctTTAAAACACTAGCTGCTAGCTTAAGGTGCACACGCAAAACTACAAATATGGCATCGGTACGTGTGATAAGGAATGAcgtgacatgtttgtttgtgtctgcttGTTTCAGCGGTTTGTTCATTTTAAGTCAACCAGCCGCTGGTTCCCTGAACGGGCCACTTCTGTGGGTCTGTTTTTATCAAGTAGTGATAATCAACTTCAtatgttttttctgtgttgtgaACATTGTCTTTTCATTATGAGTCATACACAATGAGAGAGGAGATGTGTCACTGTGAGAACGAGCGGCAGAGAaagttgaagaaaaaataaaagtagcaaaaacaaaaatttgaaaatgagacacagacagaagagagatgcaTGAAAAGAAGCAGCAGAGCTACAGTGGAGCGAATACCACTTCATACTGCTGCGAGGctctgagcgtgtgtgtgtgtgtgtgtgtgtgtgtgtgtgtgtgtcctctttaTTTTGAATTATAAACACGTGACTGGGCTGAGCATGATGCATTCAGCCAGAAATCCCTCAGGTCGCTGGAGCTGAAGTGTTACTACAgagctacagagagagagagtcaaccAGAGAATAGATGGAgactataaaaaaatatatataatacaaatgATCTGATGCACATGTTTGGTTTGATTTGAATTTATTCAGGGCAAAATAGAGCTCAGAGGGAGAACACGCAGCTGTGGTTTTTACAAGGttagttttttacatttacatctgcgAGGATTCAAACGGAGCGCTGCATAGATTAGACAGCTGTGGTGGAGCTTGACACACATATTCCCCAAAAATGATGTtggttttctttctgcttttcctCACCTCACAAAACCAGGATCACGATTTTAGCGAAACTTTGATGTCATTCGCAGTCTCTCAAAACTCCCAATATAGCTTGTCATTGTCACCagattttacatttaatataCATGGGTTTTACACTGTAATCCAGAATGGTTTCAACCCATTTTCACctggattttattttatccCCACACATCCTACACacaagaaaaactgaaaatgctAATAAGCCACGTCTCTCAAGAATGTGATGTACTGTTAATGCTGCAAGTGGTATTTTAAGAAACCCAGAAGTAATAGTAGTCAAGTCCTGTTTTTCCATCAGTTTGTTCTACTGATAGTAAGGTATTCAAAAATCCTTGTTTTATCTATAAATTGAAACATGATCAATATTTGAtgatcagtcattttgctggatGAGTCAGAAGACATCCAACATTTCCAGAACAGCAGAACATGTTTTCCCAGTATAAAAATCAGAAACCACATTTGTCCAATCTGTTCATGTTGATATTTTAGTTAGTAAAGGACAGAATTTGTCCAACTGCAGCCTTATCCAATCTGTGCTTCAGCTAGTGAAGCCATTTTGTCTTATTGTCTTCCTTGTCTCATTGTTTTCCTTGCTAGAGCAGTTATTTGTTTCCCCCTTAAGAAAAAGTCCTTAAAGTAACACACGAATCACCTCATCTTGTAGttcaaatcagctgttatcaGGCTGCAGCTTGGACACTTCCAGGTCAGTTCTCTCAGTAACAAACCTTCCTAGGCAAAGGCAGATTTTGAAGCCTCATATTCCCTTGAGCCCGGACGCATGAACTCATTGAACTGCGATGTGTTGCAGAAAGAAGCATCTGCTGCACGCATTTACCACAGCTATTACTAAAGCGGCCCTTAATGGTGATTACCTATTTCACTGTAGAACAGAGAGAACACAAGAGATGTCTgcacgaaaaaaaaaaagcacctggAGAGAGAAATCCCAAATTGGAAAAAACACCCCAGAGCTAGTCAGTTGTTTCTTTTTGCCCTGATCTGTCCACCAAATTGTGCAGTTTTTTAAAATCGTGTTGACAGTGTGACACGCAAAGAGACTGCCCGTGAAAGCAGAAGTGGTAAAGTTTCAGTGGGAAGGACAGATAAAAAGACGAATATAGTGGAATACGGGCTCAGACCCTAAACAAAGCAGCCGGCATTTGAGTTATTAAGATTTTAGGcctcattttcaaaaacagtttCAGTTTGATCATCAGAAAAATGGGTTGTCGTATATCTCTTCGCCCTCAGGTTGTCTCAgactttgaacaaaaacaatgactttGTCTTTAGTTTTTACTCAATCCTGTTAAATATCTCAACGTCCACTTGATTGTTTGGCACAACGTTTCACACAGTCATCCATGGTTCCCGGAGGATGTATTGTAATGAGTGTggctatcctatgacttttcttCTAGCGCCACCCTGAggttgacattgtttttttttaattgaaatatcTCGACAACTATTAAATACATTGCTGTGAATATCTGAGCACACATTCATTTTTCCCCggaggatgaattgtaataatttTAAATTCCCTTTACTTTTCATCTAGTGCCTCAGCATGTAGCCTACTATCTGTTTAGTGCTCCTGTAATTACCGTTAGCATGTTGACATGCTACACTACCATGTTAAACATACCAGCACTTAGCTCAGGTGCATTATCACAGATGGCTGTAGGCTCTCCATAGTAGTCTAACAGTATTTATGGCCGACGAGCTGCTCTTCTGCATTCTTCAAAATAAGCATTTATAATAATTAGGGCTGCCCCATAGTAGTTGATTAAacatgacaatgtttttttttcatgctaaATGACTTAGATCCAGGAAACGTACGAGCGCATCTCTggtaaacacaagatttaaagtgtTGCTTTTGCATGATTCTTTGTAGAGAAACTCATATTTACGCATCTGTCTATATTAAATCAATTTATTAATTAGTCGACAAAATCACGTGGGTGTTAGTCGACTGAGaccaaataaatatatttgatcttttgcatttctttgttttccccGTTGAGAGGAAAACTAAGTACGTAGAAAAGGTCAGCAGTCAAAATCGCTGCAGTCACTTTCTCTTGCAGACAAACAATCTGAGCACTGATTAAACCGTCCTTGGCCTTCTGAATGACACATGGAGCATGACTTCCCCAGCAGTAAACCACAGAAACCAAATACCAGCGTCTATAAGAGGAGAGTGCAGGATGAAGCCACGCCGAGGCAGTCAGTGATTTAACATTCAGGGCTGTGATTAATCCTGGAGAGGGAAGGGTTAACCAAGACACTGACTCTGCACTCTGTAACagtgcacagagagagagggagagagggagagggagagagggagagggagagagcagtGCTGGAGGGGGAGAGCGACTCAAGAGCGTTCGCTTTGCACGTTTTGaaatctctctcgctctctctcacacgcTCGGGCCATGTGCGGCCTCCACGTCACGTGCCGCTGCAGAAAGCAtcggagcgagagagagagccagcatgcaagagagggaggggaggggaggaaagagagagagcgtggcTGGAGGAAAGTGCagggagataaagagagagcgagataaGGAAACGAAACAGTGGAGATTACAGAAAG
Above is a window of Etheostoma spectabile isolate EspeVRDwgs_2016 chromosome 14, UIUC_Espe_1.0, whole genome shotgun sequence DNA encoding:
- the dbpa gene encoding D site albumin promoter binding protein a isoform X3 yields the protein MEPADKDKPVDSDEDSQPQGVSSAGPGGPAGVGGAPGPGVLRPNSAFLGPLLWERTLPCDGGLFQLQYMDLEEFLTENGMGMHGNGPSSTSAQIPSQVRLISQSAVPNQSSQCPPSSPPPCSSSSSSSMSSSSSSSSLLGLETVQPQPPPPLPLQQQPQGIMGGPECLHGGRAVPQDQSPTSTCPPGPSGPPPAVNGSSDVMVNFDPDPADLALSSVPGQEAFDPRRHRFSDEELKPQPMIKKARKMLVPNEQKDDKYWSRRVKNNEAAKRSRDARRLKENQISVRAAFLERENAALRQEVADMRKELGRCRNILNKYESRHGDL